The proteins below come from a single Balaenoptera musculus isolate JJ_BM4_2016_0621 chromosome 1, mBalMus1.pri.v3, whole genome shotgun sequence genomic window:
- the LOC118903806 gene encoding LOW QUALITY PROTEIN: 60S ribosomal protein L5-like (The sequence of the model RefSeq protein was modified relative to this genomic sequence to represent the inferred CDS: substituted 1 base at 1 genomic stop codon) — MGFVKVVKNKAYFKRYRVKFRRRREGKTDYYAQKRLVIQGKHKYNTPKYRTTGHVTNRDIICPIAYACIEGDMIVCAACAHELPKYGVKVGLTNYVAAYCTGLLLARRLLNRFGMDKIYEGQVEVTGDEYNVESIDGQPGAFTCYLDAGLARSTTGNKVFGALKGAVDAGLSIPHSTRRFPGYDSESKEFNAEGHQKHTMGQSIADYMRYLIEEDEDTYKKQLSQYIKKNVTPDMMEEMYKKAHAAIXENPVYEKKPKKEVKKKRWNHPKMSLAQKKDRVAQKKARFPGAQERAAES, encoded by the exons ATGGGGTTTGTTAAAGTTGTCAAGAATAAG gccTACTTCAAGAGATATCGAGTGAAATTTAGAAGACGGCGAGAGGGCAAAACTGACTACTATGCTCAGAAACGATTGGTAATCCAAGGTAAACATAAGTACAACACACCCAAATACAGAACGACAGGTCATGTAACTAACAGAGATATCATTTGTCCGATCGCTTATGCCTGTATAGAAGGAGATATGATAGTTTGTGCAGCCTGTGCTCACGAACTCCCAAAGTATGGTGTGAAGGTTGGCCTGACAAATTATGTTGCAGCTTATTGTACTGGCCTGCTGctggcacgcaggcttcttaaTAGGTTTGGTATGGACAAAATTTATGAAGGCCAAGTCGAGGTGACTGGAGATGAATACAATGTGGAAAGCATTGATGGTCAACCTGGTGCCTTCACCTGTTACCTGGATGCAGGGCTTGCCAGGAGTACTACTGGGAATAAAGTTTTTGGGGCCCTGAAGGGAGCTGTCGATGCAGGCTTGTCTATCCCTCACAGTACCAGACGGTTCCCTGGTTATGATTCAGAAAGCAAAGAATTCAATGCTGAGGGACACCAAAAGCACACCATGGGGCAGAGCATTGCAGATTATATGCGTTACCTGATTGAAGAAGATGAAGATACTTACAA aaaacaactctctcaatacataaagaaaaacgTAACTCCAGACATGATGGAGGAGATGTATAAGAAAGCTCATGCTGCAATATGAGAGAATCCAGTGTACGAGAAGAAGCctaaaaaagaagttaaaaagaagAGGTGGAACCATCCCAAAATGTCACTTGCCCAGAAGAAAGATCGGGTAGCTCAGAAGAAGGCAAGGTTCCCTGGAGCTCAGGAACGGGCTGCTGAGAGTTAA